From one Melospiza melodia melodia isolate bMelMel2 chromosome 6, bMelMel2.pri, whole genome shotgun sequence genomic stretch:
- the LOC134419944 gene encoding uncharacterized protein LOC134419944 — MAEDSPKRRKANFNEAETEVLIEQVLKHEQLLFAAGPGRASAGQKRKVWELIRHKVNPVAACPRDVEDLKKRWRDLKRRDRSKLCRLSQGCGPPAPPALGLFLAPEELPPAAAPPARRQRRPYGSLLPAEAVPIVGGIDTLELPGAVVGDMGFNGSPGPSHQSSLEQMNLKEEIVVKVVEPEESSGDMVVVPPSQEQLPFLGTSGGGSSGKVKAKTKGRCQADQNEMTEEDLLQIQQTQIQVIQSGFDSVNHNLRLLQQGMQDLSNSISIMAHTLVAIKNVYVKNNTGPTTHATASTQTTAGYLSPGSPQLSPAKDRARAQVAGSSSRSSSCSSSSMSQEPGPSEFPRPPLRTIKKEHPNGCYYFCFADV; from the exons ATGGCCGAGGACTCCCCCAAACGGCGCAAGGCGAACTTCAACGAGGCGGAGACGGAGGTGCTGATCGAGCAGGTGCTGAAGCACGAGCAGTTGCTGTTCGCGGCGGGACCCGGCCGTGCCTCCGCGGGCCAGAAGCGGAAGGTGTGGGAGCTGATCCGGCACAAGGTGAACCCGGTGGCCGCCTGCCCCCGCGACGTGGAGGACCTGAAGAAGCGCTGGCGGGACCTGAAGCGCCGCGACCGCAGCAAGCTGTGCCGCCTTTCGCAGGGCTGCGGGCCGCCGGCGCCCCCCGCCCTCGGCCTCTTCCTGGCCCCCGAGGAgctgccgcccgccgccgcgccgcccgcccgccgccagcgccgccccTACGGCTCCCTGCTGCCCGCCGAGGCCGTGCCCATCGTGGGCGGCATCGACACGCTGGAGCTGCCCGGCGCCGTCGTGGGGGACATGG GGTTTAATGGCAGTCCTGGCCCATCTCATCAATCCAGTCTTGAGCAGATGAACCTCAAAGAAGAAATAGTAGTGAAGGTGGTGGAGCCAGAAGAAAGCTCTGGGGACATGGTAGTGGTTCCACCTAGTCAAGAACAACTGCCTTTTCTGGGGACATCAGGTGGTGGTTCCTCTGGGAAagtaaaagccaaaacaaaaggCAGGTGCCAGGCAGACCAAAATGAAATGACTGAAGAGGACCTACTGCAGATTCAGCAGACCCAAATACAGGTGATCCAGTCTGGCTTTGACAGTGTCAACCACAATCTTCGGCTGCTGCAGCAAGGCATGCAAGATCTGAGTAACAGCATCAGCATCATGGCACATACACTTGTTGCTATCAAGAACGTCTATGTGAAAAACAACACTGGCCCAACCACACATGCCACTGCATCTACTCAGACCACAGCTGGGTACCTGAGCCCAGGATCCCCCCAGCTCTCCCCTGCTAAGGACAGAGCTAGAGCACAGGtggctggaagcagcagcagaagcagcagctgcagctccagctccatgtcACAAGAACCAGGTCCTTCTGAGTTTCCTAGGCCCCCCCTGAGAACCATTAAGAAAGAACATCCAAATGGCTGCTACTATTTCTGCTTTGCAGATGTGTAA